In Bos taurus isolate L1 Dominette 01449 registration number 42190680 breed Hereford chromosome 13, ARS-UCD2.0, whole genome shotgun sequence, the DNA window GTTCCAATGGGTTACAAGTGATCACCAATGGGACAACTGGACAACACGCGCCTCCCGGCAGGATGCACCGAGAAGAACGCATTACCTCTGTTGCATAATGTGAATCTATTCATGAGGAAGCACCCGGCAAGCCCAATATGAGGGACATTCTATGAAGAACTGCCCTTTACTAATAAAAAATGTCTGTGTCATAAAGACTGAGGAACTGATCCAGACTAAAAGAAACTAAATGCCACCTGGGGCTGGACTGAgtcctggatgaggaagatcagTAATtgttacagggacttccctggtggtccagtggctaagaatccaccttgcaatgtaggCAACATGAGCtcaatccctgatgggggaactaagatcctacatgccacagagcaactgagcccaagcaccacagttcctaagcccatgtgccacagccaGAGAGTCCACGCGGCACAATGGAAGAGCCtgcgtgctacaactaagacctcacacagccaaaaatattttaaaatttttataaaggaTATTTTGGGACAACTAGTGAAATTTAAATATGGACTCTAAGTGATAATTATACTGTGATTATATAAGAGAGTATCCTTTGATTAGCTATTAGAGGAGACACACAAAAGAACTTAAGGATAAAGGGTCATGATGACTATAATTCACTCTTAAATGGTTCAGCAAAACAATAATACTCATAATCATACCTGAGTTTGTGTACATATGTCTAGACCTGTATctacccatatatatatatatatagagagagagagagagagagagagaatggagaaggcaatggcaccccactccagttctcttgcctggaaaatcccacggacagaggagcctggtaggctgcagtccatggggtcgctgggagtcggacacaactgagcgacttcactttcacttttactttcatgcactggagaaggaaatggcaacccactccagtgttcttgcctggagaatcccagggacgggggagcctggtgggctgcagtctatggggtcacacagagtcggacacgaatgaagcgacttagcagcagcagagagagagagagagagagagagagagaaagagaatgtgtgtgtgtgtgtatacatgctcagtcatgtctgattctgcaaccccatggactgtagcctgccaggctcctctgtccatgggattctccaggcaagaataatggagtcggttgccatttcctccgccagggaatcttcctgacccagggatggaacctgcatcttctgcattgcaggcagattctttaccactgagtcatcagggaagccccagatatggAGTAAGCAAATATAGTAAAAAAATATTAGGAATTGTTGACTCTTAGAGCAGGGCATGTTAAAGCCCTTTGTACTATTTCTGCAACTTCTCTGTAAGTTTGgaattttttcaaaatgaaaattaaaacatgtttagGCAGTCAGGCTGATTGGATGCTAATTTTGCCACTCATTGCTGTGTGTCCTTTAGAAGCTATTAATGTAACTTCTGTGTGATGGGGGTAAGAGGACATCCTTTGTAAAGTTGTTGGAAACAGCACATAAGAACCTGAGCATAATGGCTGACACTGCCAAGGGCTTGCTATGCACTGTGCCAGGTTGTATATTGATGAACCAGTGCAAAGTCTTTTTTTCTGGTAGAGTCAGTCAAGTGGTGACTGCTGTCAGTGTTACTACTGGAGCCCAACTCAGGGACAAGCATCTATGCTCAATGATCACTTATCAGTTAAGGGTTAAGACAAGGTTTGACACTGGAGCCCTTCTGCCCTGGCAAGTCCAGAAGTGACAGCTGCTGTGCAAGCGAAGACACCAGACTTGGTTCCTCCAAATCATGATGAACCGAGGGTGCAGGGAGAAGTCACGAGAACGCTGGCTCACCCCTGCTGCCTGTTCATGATATCCTGGAGTAGCTTGCGGGCAGACAGCTGGCCCAGAACCTTCCGGTAGCTGTTAGTGAAGATGGCATCTGCGTACCGTGGAATCCTAGTAGAAGGAGTCAGAGGTcaaagggtggggtgggaggcccAGGGGACTGTGCTCACTTGGTCTCTGTGAGGTCTTTCTGTCGCCTCTTGCCCTGCTCGTCCCCAGAGAGGGCTGGAACCAGGGCTGGGTGGTGACCTCTCTGGGGCTCAGTCTGCCACCCTCCCAGAGATGAGCAAGGGAGGCTGCCTGAGGACCCAGCTGGGGACCAGCTCGAGTCTGCATCCTCAAAGGGCCTCTCTTGCTTCTCTTCTCAGAACTGCTTACCTGAGAGGCTGGGAAGGCAGGGAACCGTGGGAGCCGCTGCTGAGGGTGAGGGTCACGAGGAAGAACACCCAGAGCAGCATCCTTCACCCCTGTGCTGGTACCTGGGAAATGACAGACAGGAAGAAAAGGTCAAGCATAGCCATAGACACTGAGATGCCCTCTGCTAGCTCTGGCCCTCGGCCTGGTCCGTGAGAGCTATGATCCTTGTCTTTTGGAAGCTGTGGGGTAGGGAAGACAGAGCAGGCTCAAAGTCTGACACACCTGGGTTCAAGTTCTGCCTCTGCCAGTCACAAACTCTGGCCtcattttctccatctgtaaaatggtcatGATAAGGCTATGCCGCTGACCTCACAGGGTTGAACATACAATGAAAGACAATGGTGAAACTACCGCTTCCTACAGGGCATTCTACGTGGGACTCAGGCCTCAGCAAGGAATAATATAATAATGTGTGCTAAATCGATTCAGTTgcgtccgacactttgcgacccaccaggctcctctgtccgtggggattcttcaggcgagaagactggagtgggggaGGAGCAAACAGCTTCTCATATTTGCCTAAGTCCTCCCCTGCCCAGTGTGGCACTGACAGCGTTGAGTGGAGCTGACAGCTCAGGCTCTGAGTCAGAAAAACCCAAGTTCACATCCAGGCTTGGTCATCACTAGCTGTGCATCCCAGGACTAGGGGCTTCTCCTTTCCAGACCTCAGTTTCTCTATCCACAAAATGGACTCGATAACTGGACCTACTGCCTAGGGTCATGTGAGCATGAACTGAGATGAGGCGGCTGACGTGAGTGGTTGGCACAGGGGGTATTCTTCACGCACCTCTGCTCTGAGGACCTGTTCAGAGGGCAGGCTGTCTTGTCTTGTGTGGAGTTGGAGGGAAGGGAGAATGGCTGTGCCTCTTGCTCCAGAAGTTTAGATTTTGTCTAAGAGTTTTAGCCCTGGAAGAGACCAGGGACCTGGGGAGCCCGGTGGCAGAACCATCTCATAGATCATGTAATTATTCTTAATGGGGGCCTGCTGACACCATTCTCAGCAATTAGGAAGAATAGTCTACGGGGGACAGAGCCGCCTCTGCTAGGGCCATGCTCTGCTATCAACCCAGACTGCGGGGTGGAAACCGCTGGGCTCAGGGAGACTCAGTCACCTCAGGGTCAGGACTTCCCATCTCCCAGAGGCACCCCCCTGTCAGCCAGATGTCCCCTCTAGGGGCATACAGACCCCTCCAGATGCTTGGCCGGCCCTGGAAAGGGCAAGAGACAACTCACGgcccaccatctccctgagtgTCTCCATTTCCGGCAGGTCCTGCTCAGAAGGGATTTCTGGCAGGTGGGGCAGCCCAGGAGGAATCCACTTCCATCCCTGGGCTCACTTCTCCTCTTAGGGTATCACCCTCCGTCTCCCAGACACTGGGATCTGGACTAAACCCGGGAGGCCTTGAGATCCCAGGAAGCATCCCTGCGGACTGTTCACTGCTGCCTGAGACCCTTGCACCCCCAGAGCTGGAGGGAGCGAGCAGCCATCCAGATCTCAAACGCGAGCCTCCTCTTTGATGTGCTCccctccatccccctccccccaacagcCTATGGTCCAGCTTCAGCTCAAACACTGTGAGTGACAGGGAGCTCACTACCTCCAAGCCAGTGTGTCCTACTTCCAGGcagcttttcctgtttggaagcTTTTCCCATTGTGTCAAGTCCAAGTCCCCTTATCCTGCAAATATTTGTTAAGCTTTTACCACTCTGGTAAGGATCGGGGCTAGAGAAAAGATGAGACCATGGCCTCGCCTTTGACATCCACCAGCTGTGCCTCCCAGACCTTCTGTACCTTTAACCACACGATGAGCCCTTTAGATGCGTTTTGCACCTGATTTAGACCTTGGCTCCCCAGACCAAGGATCTTTAGCTTTCTGTCCTCATCACACATTATCACACCCATCTCTCTTTTCTAGACCTGCTCCTCTGCTGGAGTCTCCTAAACAGGGAGATCTTTGGGAGCAAAGGGGTCTCCTTGACATGACCACTACTTTTTCTGTCTCCCAGCTGCAGTCTGGGCTTTCTTGCCTTCTTTCCAGCTGCTCTTTCAATGACCTGAGCACATCCAAGCTCGCAATCACCTCTCTCACCTCTCAGAAGCCCTTGGCATTCCACTCCCTCCAGGGCAAAGCCCAAACCCCTGTTTTTGGCCTAAGCGCCATCTCAGCCTCTCCAACGCTTaccccttctcccagggattcCCAGCCCCTGGGCCCCCCTGTCCCTCACAGCCCACCCTCACACTCGCCCTCGGGAGCAGGTATCACGAGCTCTAGTTTTAGACAGCCAACGAAATGAACCCAGAGAGAAGGGCTGTTTTTCCATGGTCCTCCATCAAATTAGTCGCAGAGTGGGCACTTTAGAATGGGCCTCCCGCTCTGCGCGGCAGCCTCTTTGATACAATCCCCTATTCACAGGGCTCCCTATTCATGGTGGCGCTCCAGAATTCATCCCCTGCACATGGAAAGCAGTTCTGAGAAGACCGAAAGCGTTTGCTCTTTGTTACTGAGTCTCTGGGGAGGAGACAAGGGGGACAGACAGGAACACCTGCTTGGCTGGCCTGTCCCTGTGCACAGCAGGGGTTTGGGGAGCTGAAAATAACCTGAGATTGGCAGACTTTGGGAGTCAAGTCACAGGAAAGCCAGTAACCCCAGATCATTCAGAGGGAGGCTGGGCAACCTCATAATCTGGTCAACCAAGAAGCACAACATTCACCCAAAACCACGTACCCCAGGGATGGGTCAAAACACCATTGTAACTTCTGACCAGTGATAAGCTACTCCACGGGGTTACAAAATCCCATTGGACAAAGAGGGAAAACAACAAGAATCATCCAGTTGCTGGTATGATGAGGATAGATTGTGCCGCTAGGAATAAAAAAGTGGTCGTGGCAGACAGCTTCCACAGGGCGAGTCTAAGAAACTAGAATTCACTGAATTAAATCAAGCATGAGTCCAAGAACACCATCAACACCTCCTGGATGGTTCTGAAGGCATTTTAGGATTTATCGGCTGTCATTATGTGTATCAGTTAGCTCTCCACCATGCTTACAAACTAATTCCGTGATTAGATATATTTGAGGTCGTCTGGACTCAGGATAAATGGGCACTTAATCTACATTAGTTGGCACATTTTGCCAGACTTCATGCCAGGAATGCTCCAAGAATTCTGCAGACAAACTTTCAGTTAACAACAGAGGTAAGGTCTCAAGTACAAAACCAGCAAGGCCACTTTTGaacttctggaaaaaaaacaaacaatctttTACCTCTTTTAAATCTTCTGCTATGTAATTTAAGAACCCTAAAGCAATGATGTCCTGATTCACTTTATAAACTGTTTCACCGCTAGTGTTCCAAGTCAAAGGAGATCTAAGTTATTCATGAAGAAGCATCTTGAATGGTCATTCAAAAGAACACCTCACCTTCTTCCAGAAAGGGTTCGAGGCGGCTTGTGATAAAAGATACAAATACTTTAGGATCATTGAATGCTGGGTTGAGAGACAAACGGGGGGTAATGGAGTACTCCAAGGGCAGATAATCGTGTCTAAAACCTAAAGTAAGGCGCACAGCTACAATTGCACAAGAAAGCAAAATATTATCAATTTCCAGGCAATTACGTTGAATCAGTTctgagtgatcagtgcaaggtacTGATTTGCACAGCCACTtggaaagtgtcagtcgctcagtcgcgtccaactctgtacaaccccatggactgtagcccccagactcctctgtccatggggtttttcaggtaagaatactgtagtgggtagccattcccttctccaggagatcttgctgatccagggatcaaacctgggtctcccacattgcaggcagattctttaccatctgagccaccagggaagctgtagtccatggcagAATCCCGTGCTTGACAGGAGAATCTTGCCAGGTGATGCATTTGTCCTGGAAGCCCACCTGGCACACCCTTGAAAAAGCACGGAGACCTCATCTGCCCCTGACAGCCCACCTGGCACCTGTCTGCTgctactaccccatggactgaggttcaAGCATTCAAGACAACCTCAAAATGGTACCCACCGTTCAAAGCATATTCCCGAGCCCCTAACAAGGGGCCTCAAATGTACTCACCAGTCCAGGGGCAGAGAGGATGGCAGTGGGCCTCTTGAACGTGGGGCCTCTGAGTTGGTGAGCAGCTCAATGTTCTCACTCCCATCCAGTCCAGCCCCCAGGGCCACCCCCCGCCCCTTGCCCGCTCACCTCCAAGGAGGCAGGTCTTCCTCTGCAGTGAGAGGTCGCTCCAGCTCCACAGGCCTCGGCGTCTGCTCCAGCGGCTGCGTGGCGCTCCCACCAATTATACCTTTATTTGCCTGGGCGTTGTTAGCGTCAGAGGGTCAATTACTCACAAGTCCGCCAAAGGATCATTTTTAGCATCACACTGACAAAACCTAATAGGGGAGAGAGGTTTTGCCCCTTGCAAATGAAGATTCATATCAAACTTTATCTTGGAGAGAAAGGACAGAGCGAGAAGTTATAACATTATTCCCAGAGGAAGCGTCTAATACTGCTCATCTAATAACTGGAGTACTCCTAACAGTGAGACAGCCAAGGGTTCATTTACTCTCTGAAATTAAATGAGCCTTTTAAAAAGTTCACATAATCTTGTTTTGTCCGTGTGCAACTTTATTTCACTTGACGACAGTCAACTTTACGGACGAAagtgtttttttctccccttaGTGAAGAGAGTTGTTTGCCATTTCCCTTGTCGCCCAATTATCAAAATGGTCCTCTATTTGGCCTAACCTCTTGCGGTCACAGGCCGGTGTAGGCAGCTGGCCTGGGGAGCATCGTTGTCTTGTGTCGAGGTGGCCAAAGTCGACAGCTGCCTCAGAGGGGTATGGAGTGAGAGGCAAGGAATGAGAAGTCTTAGGAGAATTGTACTTTCGGATTTCTCTAGCCTAATGCTAAAGAATCTTCAAGAATGGCATGAAAGTGTGGGAGGCAGAAGCCGTGCTTTCCCACACGGCTGTTGTCGAGCAGGGGAAATAGCTCTGAGCTAAGCGTCCAGACGCCTGCTGCCCTCCTGTGTCCATCCATCACTGCCTCGGTGACCCTCTGCAGGTTACTGGTaccctccaggcctcagtttctttaccatcaaTTTCCTACTCCCATCCACAGAGAAACAGCAAAGGACAGTAGTtttcaagattttaaaagaatttgaaacCTAGATCTTTCTTTGGAAATCTAGGGAAGTGCAGTATCTGAATCAGACTTTTTCAAACAGGGCTGGTCTGGTTGAAGAGCAGGGAGTGGAGACTGCCTTTTAGGATACAGTTCTGCAGTTCACAGCTAGAATCtgtcatttctttcttaattAGTTAATTGGCTATGTCCAGTCTTAATTGTGTCATGcgggatctttcgttgcagcacacagattctctagttgtggcatgcagggttaGATGCTCAGTGGCATATGGAATcctaattctctgaccagggatcagacccacgtcccctgcattgcaagcgattcttaaccactggaccaccggggaagtgcCAGAGCCAGTAGTTTCTGAAGGAACCTCCTAGCAGTGATACTTTATGATCCTGCTTCTTAGCTTGCACTGAACCAAGTTCTTGGCACAGACCAAACACGGGGTGTTCCCCAGAGAGGCAGGCACTGAGGGACAGGTGTCCTTGCAGGCCTGGACACAAAGCGGTCAGGTCAGGCCAGATCCCCAGGGAGTAAGGATGGACTGATGGGTCACAGCAGCCGGAGGCAGATGGAGGAGGCGGGAGCCTCTGGGGCAATGGGAGCTCATACAGTCAGGAGGTTATCTCAGCAAACACGAGGTGGGTACCATGGAGAGCTGGGCACCATGGAGAGCTGGGCACCCTGAACGGTCACCAGACCAGTGTGCAGATATAGGACACACAGAGTCGGCTGAAGAAACCATGGGGATCGAATTCAACCTCGGCTGAAGCTCTGTGACAGGGGTTGTGCTAAAGACTTTGTGCctgatctcagtttcctcaactgtaaaatgggaatgatgagGCTCAACTCGTGAGGTTGTGGGGTGAGGATTACACGTGATAGTGGATAAGATACAGGCCTGGAATACAATAAACCTCATAAATGAGCTCTTACCACTGctatttttattgctgttataaacgaggaaacaggcacagagtGGGTGCCCACTTTCCAGCCGTCACACAGCAGGGCAGTGGCAGAGCCAAGACTCAAATATTTCTGACTTGCAAATTCATCGATCCATGACAAGCTAATATTCCATAGTCCACAAATTCTTTATTTAAGAgatcttttatttatgtatatattgagagacccttggactgcaaggagatcaaaccagtcaatcctaaaggaaatcagtcctgaatatttattggaaggactgatgctgaaactccaatactttggccacctgatgtgaagaactgactcattggaaaagactctgctgctgctaagtcgcttcagtcgtgtccgactctgtgcgaccccatagacggcagcccaccaggctcccctgtccctgggattctccaggcaagaacactggagtgggttgccatttccttctccaatgcatgaaagtgaaaagtgaaagggaagtggctcaggtgtccgactcttagcgacctcatggactgcagcccaccaggctcctccatccatgggattttccaggcaagagtactggagtggggtgccattgccttctccaaccctgatactgggaaaggttgaaactaggaggagaaagggatggtaGAGGATAAGatagattggatggcatcaccgacttgatagacatgagtttgagcaagctccaggagttggtgatggacagggaagcctggcatgctgcagcccatggggttgcaaagagtcaaacaggactgagtgactgaactgactgatttatttattcagctgctctgggtcttagttgtggcatgtgggatccagttccctgaccagggatcgaacctgggccccctgtattgggaatgtggagtcttagcctctggaccatcGGGAAGTCCCCATAGACCACCAATTCTTGTTCTCCTGCCCCCCTTTTTTTCCCAAAGAGCCTTAACTTCTTTATTGAAGTACAATTCACGTACCACACAAGTCACTTGTTTGAAGTCTACAGTTCAATGTTTTCATAAGTTCATTCAGTTGGGCCACCATCACCTCAGGCAAGTAGACCTAGAGATGGACACACCACTACATGTTCCAAGAATTGAGAAAAGGGAGAAGTCACAGTAAAGCTGGGAGAGCATTGGACAGGAGCAGAGAGAAGCCTAAAGTGGGAGCAGGTGTTTGGGGCACAGATGGATTTAGATTTGAAAATCAGTTCTGCCACTTGTAGG includes these proteins:
- the GHRH gene encoding somatoliberin precursor — encoded protein: MLLWVFFLVTLTLSSGSHGSLPSQPLRIPRYADAIFTNSYRKVLGQLSARKLLQDIMNRQQGERNQEQGAKVRLGRQVDGVWTDQQQMALESTLVSLLQERRNSQG